The DNA window TTGGCTGAAACAGCAGGGTCGAACTCAAGCCGACCTTCGCCGGAGCCTCCGGGCAACGTCAACGCGCATGCCCGCTCTGATGGAAGTGCTTGAGCGGGAGCACCGCCTCGGAGGACTTCCCCGTCTCGCGGCAAAGCTCTGCAGCATCGAAGCCGATTGGATCAACAATGCCCCGGCCCATGCCAGCGCTTCCGCAGGAGACTTAACGACGGAGACAGATCCATTTGGCCAACTCGATCTTCTTCTGCGCGAAATCCGAGACGATCGCGGCAACTGAACGAGATCGCAGGCAAAGTGGTACCAGATGCCTTCCTGCCTTGCGTTTATCCGCTTCCCTCGTCTTCAGCGTCGGACTCATGGCTGGTGCTGGTCTCTTTGTTGTGGCTCCCCAAATCGCGCAGGCTCAATCAGAGACATGGCTGCTCGGACCCAACAGCCGCTCAGGGCAAGGCAGCACCGTGGTGCCTACCGATTGCGTGACGGGAGACGATGGATCGATTACCTGCAACACCAAGATCGAAAACCCCGCAGGAACCACCCCTGCCAAGCCTTACTACAACCCATTCACCAACTAACCAGCCGTGCCTCAGGCCCGTCGTAAGCGTCGATCCTTCCTGCTGCTCGTCGACTCCGCAGAGCAACAAGTAGCCAAGCTGCTCACGGTTATCACATCCGTGGTGATTGTGGCGGCCCTGATCCAACTCACCATTCGGGTCAGTCTTGCGCTGATTTACACCGATCGAAATTCCTATTGGTTGGGTGATGGGCTGATCAAAATTCTTGGGGATCTGCTCACCGTCCTGATTGCCCTGGAAGTCCTTCAGAACGTCACGAGCTACCTGAGGAAACATGTCATTCAGATTGAACTGGTTCTGGTAACAGCTCTCACGGCTGTTGCCAGAAAAGTCATTGTTTTACCTGCAGGATCAGAAAATAAACCACAACTCCTCATTGGGCTGGGGATCGCTTCGATTGCCCTGGCCGGCTCCTACTGGCTGGTCAAACGCTCAAGCCCTCTCTATCCAGCGGCAAGAATGGAGGACTGGAACCCACAGGCCAATACAGAGCGAGCCATAGAGTCCCAGGACTCGGATCTGTCCGCTCCAGGCGGTGACGACGATGGGCTGGAATCAAGAGCTGATCACCCACGCTGAGGTCAAGACATTCATCTGGATCCTTGAATTGCAACCTGGCACTGCCACGCATCAGGGTCAGCCACTCGTTTTCAGCCTGGTCGTACCAGAAGTCTTCGGGGCTAGAAGCCGCACAAGACTCGATCCGCATCAATCGCCAACCAGGACCTTGGCAAAGCATCCGCTCTTGCTCCTCTCCAGGCTGTAACTCTTGGCTAAGCAACAAGTTGTTCGCGGGCCGATCCATGGCCGCCTCCTCTCCATCGCCCCATCGCCGAGCGATCTCAAAACCCCAGGAACGGGCAAGCTCAACGACTGAGTTGTGATCATCACAAGCGGCGAGCTGCTGACGGCGCTCAGGATGCTCGTGCAGGGACTGAACCAAGCCATTCAGATGATTCACCTTCTGCAGGAATCGCTGAAGATCCTTTTCGGCCAACTGGAACGTCCGTGATTCTTCTAATCCTGCCAACAATCGAGACAGGCATCAGCACGGCAGCAAACAAGGCAGCAAACTATGGCTGTATGGCCATCTGTGAGCATGATTCGACTCC is part of the Synechococcus sp. WH 8016 genome and encodes:
- a CDS encoding phosphate-starvation-inducible PsiE family protein — encoded protein: MPQARRKRRSFLLLVDSAEQQVAKLLTVITSVVIVAALIQLTIRVSLALIYTDRNSYWLGDGLIKILGDLLTVLIALEVLQNVTSYLRKHVIQIELVLVTALTAVARKVIVLPAGSENKPQLLIGLGIASIALAGSYWLVKRSSPLYPAARMEDWNPQANTERAIESQDSDLSAPGGDDDGLESRADHPR